A genomic region of Salvelinus namaycush isolate Seneca chromosome 7, SaNama_1.0, whole genome shotgun sequence contains the following coding sequences:
- the LOC120051048 gene encoding importin-4-like, producing the protein MSGELEQILLQLTQPDNAIIQQATAQLKLAFKDPAIIPALCAVMTGSQNPQIRQSAAVMLRMRVKKHWKKISLDHRESLKAVVLQAFQQETEHTVRHSLSQLSAVMVKHETPDRWPALFTLLNQSTKSNNPTDRQVGLLLLSKVVESNPEPFKPHYRQLLQLFGTVLQDLDNPTAMYYCILTLTAMTAYTGTEEMNLMRSLIPRLIIALKHLIKADQGQASDAMEVFDELMESEVSIIVPHIAEIVHFCLEVSADTTLTDSLRVKALSCIAFLIRLKSKTVLKQKLLNPILQTVFPVLSAAPPPGEEDPEDEENGDEGDTDNESPKHFAAQVIDTMALHMPPEKLFQQLMPLIQVCLASENPYERKAGLMCMAVLAEGCADHIRTKLLSSMLQTVCQSLSDNNQVVRSAGLFALGQFSEHLQPEVSKYCAELMPLLLGYMSALNQAKIGHITKAFYALENFMENLGSEIEPYLPTLMETMLSALSNAENLKLKELAVSAIGAIANAAKEKLVPYFPPVIESLKGFLTDTRDEMRALQTQALDTLSVLARTIGKDVFSPLAAECVQLGLNLTNAIDDPDLRRCTYSLFSAVSTVSPDCLSPHLTAITTIMLLSLKSTEGVTAHLEEDKTFVLLDDDDDDDAEGDAILDDEGADTVDPDTAGFSVENAYIDEKEDACDALGEIAFNTGVAFQPFLESSFQQVYELRDFPHEDVRRAAFGAMGQFCRAQHKVWQENPTEANHQAMQKLLGVVLPSFLEAVRGERERQVVMGVLEAMNAVLKACQGEALQSPGRLQEISQAIRDVLKKRTVCQDGGGDEADDDEQQAEYDAMLQEFAGEGIPLLASAVPADTFQPHLNELLPLIMNKAKSSCTVADRSFSVGTLGEILQSLVSVSGGRACAGKLSNRLLPVLVAGVRDSDSEVRNNSVFGLGALAQAAGPLVAQDYPMMLSLFSNLLSKEQDRRVIDNLCAALCRMIMSHMEGVPLEQVFPALLACLPLKEDMEENKTVYSCLAMLYSQNPAMVVSQIKPIVSASSHVLGTKDLDPETQNTLVMLLRDVAQRHSQKFEGAVRSLPAEQKMKLTAAVSQS; encoded by the exons ATGTCTGGGGAACTAGAACAGATTCTCTTACAACTCACGCAGCCTGACAATGCGATTATTCAGCAG GCCACCGCCCAGTTGAAGCTGGCTTTTAAAGACCCAGCCATAATCCCAGCGTTGTGTGCCGTCATGACTGGGTCCCAGAACCCACAG ATCCGCCAGTCAGCTGCAGTGATGTTGCGGATGAGAGTAAAGAAGCATTGGAAGAAGATTAGCCTTGATCACAGAGAGAG TCTGAAAGCAGTGGTACTACAAGCTTTTCAGCAGGAGACAGA ACACACAGTGCGCCACTCCCTCTCACAGCTCAGTGCAGTGATGGTCAAACACGAGACGCCAGACCGCTGGCCTGCTCTATTCACACTCCTCAACCAGTCCACCAAGAGCAACAACCCAACGGACAGACAG GTGGGTCTACTCTTGCTCAGCAAAGTGGTGGAGTCCAACCCAGAGCCCTTCAAGCCCCATTACCGCCAACTGCTGCAGCTGTTTGGCACCGTGCTGCAAGACCTGGACAACCCCACAGCTATGTACTACTGCATCCTCACCCTCACTGCTATGACTGCCTACACTGGCACAGAGGAGATG AACCTCATGCGCTCCCTCATCCCAAGACTGATCATTGCACTCAAACACCTAATCAAGGCAGACCAG GGTCAGGCCAGTGATGCCATGGAGGTATTTGATGAGCTGATGGAGAGTGAGGTGTCCATCATTGTGCCACACATTGCTGAAATTGTCCATTTCTGCTTGGAG GTCAGTGCAGACACCACCCTGACTGACTCCCTGCGTGTAAAGGCTCTGTCCTGCATCGCTTTTCTCATCCGACTCAAGAGCAAG ACGGTGCTAAAGCAGAAGCTGCTGAATCCCATCCTGCAGACAGTGTTCCCTGTGCTGAGTGCAGCGCCCCCACCTGGGGAGGAGGACCCAGAGGACGAGGAGAATGGCGACGAGGGCGACACCGACAACGAGAGTCCTAAACACTTTGCTGCTCAG GTTATTGATACCATGGCTCTTCACATGCCCCCTGAGAAACTATTCCAGCAGCTG ATGCCCCTGATCCAGGTGTGCCTGGCCAGTGAGAACCCCTATGAGAGGAAGGCAGGCTTGATGTGTATGGCAGTGCTGGCTGAGGGCTGTGCCGACCACATACGGACCAA GTTGCTGTCCTCCATGCTGCAGACGGTGTGCCAGAGTCTGTCAGACAATAACCAGGTAGTCCGCAGCGCCGGCCTCTTTGCCCTGGGACAGTTCTCAGAGCACCTGCAGCCCGAGGTCAGTAAGTACTGTGCCGAGCTGATGCCACTTTTGCTGGGCTACATGTCGGCTCTGAACCAGGCCAAAATCGGACACATCACCAAGGCCTTCTACGCCCTGGAGAACTTCATGGAAAATCTGG GTTCGGAGATTGAGCCCTACCTGCCCACCCTGATGGAGACCATGTTATCTGCCCTCAGCAACGCAGAGAACCTGAAGCTGAAAGAGCTGGCTGTCAGTGCCATAGGAGCTATAG CCAATGCAGCCAAAGAGAAGCTAGTTCCTTACTTCCCACCTGTTATTGAGAGTCTGAAGGGCTTCCTCACTGACACAAGGGACGAGATGAGGGCTCTGCAAACACAGGCTCTGG ATACTCTGTCAGTGCTGGCCCGCACCATAGGCAAGGATGTGTTCAGCCCCTTGGCTGCAGAGTGTGTTCAGCTGGGACTCAACCTCACCAATGCCATCGACGACCCCGACCTGCGGCGCTGCac gtacagcctGTTCTCGGCCGTGTCCACAGTGAGTCCAGACTGTCTGAGCCCCCACCTCACAGCTATCACCACCATCATGCTGTTGTCCCTCAAGTCCACAGAGGGAGTCACG GCTCACCTTGAGGAGGACAAGACTTTTGTCCTGCTGGAcgacgatgatgatgacgatgccGAGGGAGATGCCATTTTGGATGACGAGGGGGCCGACACCGTGGACCCAGACACAGCCGG GTTCAGTGTGGAAAACGCCTACATTGACGAGAAGGAGGACGCCTGTGATGCTCTGGGAGAGATTGCCTTCAACACCGG TGTCGCCTTCCAGCCCTTCCTGGAGTCCAGCTTTCAGCAGGTCTATGAGCTGCGTGAT TTCCCCCACGAGGACGTACGCAGGGCTGCCTTCGGGGCCATGGGCCAGTTCTGCCGAGCTCAACATAAAGTGTGGCAGGAGAATCCCACTGAGGCCAACCACCAGG CCATGCAGAAGCTGCTAGGGGTGGTGCTTCCCAGCTTCTTGGAGGCGGTGCGCGGTGAGCGTGAGCGCCAGGTGGTGATGGGTGTGCTGGAGGCCATGAACGCCGTGCTGAAGGCCTGCCAGGGGGAAGCGCTGCAGAGCCCCGGGCGCCTGCAGGAGATCAGTCAGGCCATCCGAGATGTGCTCAAGAAGAGG ACTGTCTGTCAGGACGGAGGAGGAGATGAGGCAGATGATGACGAGCAGCAG GCGGAGTATGATGCCATGCTCCAGGAGTTTGCAGGTGAGGGGATTCCTCTGCTGGCCTCCGCTGTACCAGCGGACACCTTCCAGCCCCATCTCAACGAGCTGCTGCCCCTCATCATGAACAAGGCT AAATCGTCGTGCACGGTGGCTGACCGTTCCTTCTCCGTGGGCACGCTCGGTGAGATCCTGCAATCCCTGGTCAGTGTATCCGGGGGAAGGGCCTGTGCTGGTAAACTGTCCAATCGGCTGCTGCCTGTGCTGGTGGCCGGGGTGAGAGACAGCGATAGTGAGGTTCGCAACAACAGCGTGTTTGGACTGGGAGCTCTGGCCCAGGCTGCTGGACCACTCGTCGCTCA AGACTACCCCATGATGCTGTCCCTCTTCTCCAACCTGCTGTCCAAAGAACAGGACAGGAGGGTGATTGACAATCTGTGCGCTGCCCTCTGCAGGATGATCATGAGCCACATGGAGGGTGTCCCTCTGGAACAG GTGTTCCCTGCCCTCCTGGCCTGCCTCCCTCTGAAGGAGGACATGGAGGAGAATAAGACTGTGTACAGCTGCCTGGCCATGCTCTACTCACAGAACCCTGCAATG GTGGTGAGTCAAATTAAGCCAATAGTATCTGCTTCCAGCCACGTCCTGGGAACGAAGGACCTTGATCCAG AAACCCAGAACACCCTGGTCATGCTGCTCCGAGACGTCGCTCAGCGCCACTCCCAGAAATTTGAAGGTGCCGTGAGGTCACTTCCTGCCGAGCAAAAGATGAAGCTGACTGCGGCCGTCAGCCAATCGTAA
- the nanog gene encoding homeobox protein NANOG yields MADWKVPVSFNPSYHAFAYGLVYQPGAEQNHPNFSSWTEATYNPGVSASYYSQALPQHQSPSWSPEQNNAGTSNGQYPGSVVCLGDPHCHTQSGRLFISNNRAPHDPQTETERPSSDTQSDSETHTSPDSLSSSNDREEYNPQANHTTWVRSELETASGSPNSSENVSSSHPEEYKSLQVMGSEDCTLQSLPPSSPEKVDKNIPKQKARITFSTGQMDALTHRFNMQKYLTPAEMKTLAGLTGLTYKQVKTWFQNRRMKLKRHQKDDSWASLGYPNPGYPNMPQRPQFQGEPQAQIQDHTIAQQFRETMLRKRSQQNLPYYAVGYPQPSSPPQPPARPPGIWPLPPAVTHHEYPNGYSTVSANHHTSINSDDWKVMSPMHKSSQ; encoded by the exons ATGGCAGACTGGAAGGTACCAGTGAGCTTCAACCCATCCTACCACGCTTTTGCCTATGGTCTCGTGTACCAACCAGGGGCTGAGCAAAATCATCCTAACTTCTCCAGCTGGACAGAGGCCACATACAACCCTGGGGTCAGCGCCAGCTACTACTCGCAAGCGCTGCCACAGCATCAATCACCATCCTGGAGTCCCGAACAAAACAATGCTGGCACGAGCAATGGCCAATACCCGGGTTCTGTGGTATGTCTTGGTGACCCTCACTGCCATACCCAGAGTGGCCGCCTATTCATTTCCAACAACCGGGCTCCGCATGATCCGCAAACGGAGACCGAGCGGCCAAGTAGCGACACTCAGAGCGACTCAGAGACCCACACCTCACCAG ATTCTTTGAGTTCGTCGAACGACCGAGAGGAGTACAATCCTCAAGCCAACCATACCACCTGGGTGAGAAGCGAGTTGGAGACAGCCAGTGGAAGCCCAAATAGCAGTGAGAATGTCTCCAGTTCTCATCCAGAGGAGTATAAAAGTCTACAAGTTATGGGGAGTGAGGACTGCACCCTGCAGTCATTGCCCCCTTCTTCCCCAGAGAAAGTGGACAAGAATATCCCCAAACAAAAAGCTCGAATTACTTTCTCAACAGGCCAAATGGATGCCCTTACTCATAGGTTTAACATGCAGAAGTACCTCACCCCTGCTGAGATGAAGACCCTGGCTGGACTGACTGGGCTTACTTACAAACAG GTAAAAACATGGTTCCAGAATCGCAGGATGAAACTGAAGAGGCACCAGAAAGACGATAGCTGGGCATCACTTGGGTACCCCAACCCTGGCTACCCCAACATGCCACAGCGCCCTCAG ttTCAGGGCGAACCCCAAGCACAGATCCAGGACCACACCATTGCTCAACAGTTTCGAGAGACCATGTTAAGGAAGCGTTCTCAACAGAACCTGCCTTACTATGCTGTTGGGTATCCTCAGCCATCCTCTCCCCCCCAGCCCCCTGCAAGGCCCCCGGGCATCTGGCCCCTGCCCCCAGCTGTGACCCACCATGAGTACCCCAATGGTTATAGCACGGTCAGTGCAAACCACCATACTAGCATCAACAGTGATGACTGGAAAGTCATGAGCCCCATGCACAAGTCTAGCCAATAA
- the LOC120051049 gene encoding transmembrane 9 superfamily member 1-like — translation MAEIEHPNHQGVCRMIGYCILVLCLVPQITWATVSYKQGDPVTLYVNKVGPYHNPQETYHYYTLPVCRPKEVHHKSLSLGEVLDGDRMAESLYEIKFRENTEKKLLCQLTLTEKEVDQLREAIEELYYFEFVLDDIPIWGFVGYMEESGFLPHSHKVGLWTHLDFNIEYNGNSVIFANVSVKDSKPVPLEEGGAGHGAVGTGGGLALSFSYSVHWFDSPLTHARRAERLRDYSFFPKTLEIHWLSIINSLVLVVLLLGFVIIILMRVLKNDFARYNVEEEGGCDDLDQGDNGWKIIHTDVFRFPPYKSLLCAMLGVGAQFLTLATGIIVMALLGMFNVHRHGAINSAAIMLYALTSCVSGYCSCSFYTQIHGQRWVWNIILTSSLFSAPLFLTWSVVNSVHWWSGSTQALPASTVLLLLGAWVLVGFPLTVIGGIVGKNRAGNFQAPCRTRNIARQIPTQPWYKHTAVHMAIGGFLPFSAISVELYYIFATVWGREHYTLYGILLCVFAILLSVGACISVALTYFLLSGEDYRWWWRSVLSTGSTGLFIFVYSVFYYRNRSSMSGLVQSAEFFGYSLLTALVFSLMLGTVSFWASLVFIRYIYRSLKMD, via the exons ATGGCTGAAATTGAACATCCTAACCACCAAGGAGTCTGCCGGATGATAGGTTATTGCATCTTGGTCCTGTGTCTCGTGCCACAGATAACATGGGCTACAGTGAGCTACAAGCAAGGGGATCCTGTAACATTATATGTCAACAAAGTTGGTCCTTACCATAACCCTCAGGAAACGTATCATTACTACACGTTGCCTGTTTGCAGGCCTAAAGAG GTGCACCACAAGTCCCTTAGTCTAGGAGAAGTGCTTGATGGGGATCGGATGGCAGAGTCCCTGTATGAAATCAAATTCAGAGAGAATACAGAGAAGAAGTTACTCTGCCAGCTAACCCTCACAGAGAAAGAG GTGGACCAACTCCGAGAGGCCATAGAGGAGCTGTATTACTTTGAGTTTGTCCTGGATGACATTCCCATCTGGGGCTTTGTGGGGTACATGGAGGAGAGTGGCTTCCTGCCCCATAGTCATAAG gtgGGGCTGTGGACACACCTGGACTTCAACATTGAGTACAACGGCAACTCTGTGATCTTCGCCAACGTCTCTGTGAAGGACTCTAAGCCAGTGCCCCTGGAGGAGGGTGGCGCCGGGCACGGGGCGGTGGGGACGGGCGGCGGGCTGGCACTGTCCTTCTCCTACAGCGTGCACTGGTTCGACAGCCCTCTGACCCACGCCCGGCGGGCCGAGAGGCTGAGGGACTACTCGTTCTTCCCCAAGACCCTAGAGATCCACTGGCTGTCTATTATCAACTCCCTGGTGCTGGTGGTACTGCTGCTGGGCTtcgtcatcatcatcctcatgaGGGTCCTCAAGAATGACTTTGCCAG GTACAATGTTGAGGAGGAGGGTGGCTGTGATGATCTGGACCAAGGGGATAATGGCTGGAAGATCATCCACACAGATGTCTTTAGGTTCCCCCCTTATAAAAGCCTGCTGTGTGCCATGTTGGGAGTGGGGGCTCAGTTTCTAACCCTGGCCACAG GGATCATCGTCATGGCGCTGCTGGGAATGTTTAATGTGCATCGCCATGGTGCTATCAACTCGGCTGCCATCATGCTGTACGCGTTGACGAGCTGCGTGTCAGGATACTGCTCCTGTAGCTTCTACACACAGATACATGGCCAGCGCTGGGTCTGGAATATCATCCTCACCTCTTCACTCTTCTCAG CTCCCCTGTTCCTGACTTGGAGTGTGGTGAACTCAGTCCACTGGTGGAGCGGCTCCACTCAGGCCCTGCCTGCCTCAacagtgctgctgctgctgggggccTGGGTCCTGGTGGGATTCCCCCTCACTGTCATCGGGGGCATTGTGGGCAAGAACCGTGCAGGCAACTTCCAGGCCCCCTGTCGCACACGCAACATCGCCCGCCAGATCCCTACACAGCCCTGGTACAAGCACACAGCTGTACACATGGCCATTGGGGGCTTCCTGCCTTTcag TGCCATATCAGTGGAGCTGTACTACATCTTCGCCACCGTGTGGGGACGCGAGCATTACACCCTGTACGGCATCCTCCTCTGCGTGTTCGCCATCCTCCTCTCGGTGGGCGCCTGCATCTCGGTGGCACTCACCTACTTCCTGCTGTCAGGCGAGGACTACCGCTGGTGGTGGCGCAGTGTGCTGAGCACAGGTTCCACGGGCCTCTTCATCTTTGTCTACTCTGTCTTTTACTACCGCAATCGTTCGAGTATGAGCGGCTTGGTGCAGAGTGCAGAGTTCTTTGGTTACTCTCTCCTCACAGCGCTGGTCTTTTCCCTCATGCTGGGTACTGTCTCCTTCTGGGCCTCGCTGGTCTTTATTCGCTACATCTACCGCAGCCTCAAGATGGACTAA